The following are encoded together in the Tribolium castaneum strain GA2 chromosome 3, icTriCast1.1, whole genome shotgun sequence genome:
- the FBXO11 gene encoding F-box only protein 11 isoform X2 yields the protein MPSASFTASRSYVRRSRRKGANRIPTPSRTTSAPTAAAPGSGGPSAMAPGTSGGAIPAHHSPYDLRRKSPSHHDGPGPSTSAATAGSPTSPATPTAPAQGYTSAMLPARKRPRRTCSASYENCTNTAAHYLQYELPDEVLLTIFNYLLEQDLCRVSQVCKRFQAIANDTEIWKRLYQSVYEYDLPLFNPAPCVFQFISPEESDLANPWKESFRQLYRGIHVRPGYQDLTFKGRNLVYFNTIQAALDYADERSGSNSTSGCLLVNNNHTEGTTQGALIFLHAGTYRGEFLVIDDSDIALIGAAPGNVAESVILERESESTVMFVEGAKNAYCGHLTLKFSPDVTSTVPHHKHYCLEVGENCSPTIDHCIIRSTSVVGAAVCVSGAGANPVIRHCDISDCENVGLYVTDFAQGTYEDNEISRNALAGIWVKNNANPIMRRNHIHHGRDVGIFTFDSGMGYFEANDIHNNRIAGFEVKAGANPTVVQCEIHHGQTGGIYVHENGLGQFIDNKIHSNNFAGVWITSNSNPTIRRNEIYNGHQGGVYIFGEGRGLIEHNNIYGNALAGIQIRTNSDPIVRHNKIHHGQHGGIYVHEKGQGLIEENEVYANTLAGVWITTGSSPVLRRNRIHSGKQVGVYFYDNGHGKLEDNDIFNHLYSGVQIRTGSNPVIRGNKIWGGQNGGVLVYNGGLGLLEQNEIFDNAMAGVWIKTDSNPTLKRNKIFDGRDGGICIFNGGKGILEENDIFRNAQAGVLISTQSHPILRRNRIFDGLAAGVEITNNATATLESNQIFNNRFGGLCLASGVQPIVRGNKIFNNQDAVEKAVANGQCLYKISSYTSFPMHDFYRCQTCNTTDRNAICVNCIKTCHAGHDVEFIRHDRFFCDCGAGTLTNQCQLQGEPTQDTDTLYDSAAPMESHTLMVN from the exons ATGCCGAGCGCCTCTTTCACGGCCTCCAGGTCGTACGTAAGGAGGTCCCGCAGGAAGGGCGCTAACAGGATCCCGACTCCTTCCAGGACCACGTCTG CACCTACGGCGGCCGCTCCGGGCTCTGGGGGGCCTTCAGCAATGGCCCCTGGGACCAGCGGCGGCGCCATTCCAGCCCATCACTCTCCTTACGACCTTCGACGTAAGTCTCCGTCCCATCACGACGGGCCGGGGCCCAGCACCAGCGCCGCGACGGCAGGATCGCCCACTTCCCCGGCGACTCCGACGGCACCAGCACAAGGGTACACTTCCGCCATGCTTCCGGCGAGGAAACGTCCAAGACGGACTTGTTCCGCTTCGTACGAGA ATTGTACAAACACAGCCGCTCATTATCTCCAATACGAGCTGCCGGACGAAGTTTTGCTCACGATATTCAATTATTTACTCGAACAAGATTTGTGTCGTGTGAGTCAAGTGTGTAAACGGTTTCAGGCCATTGCGAATGATACCGAGATTTG gaaaCGCCTATATCAGAGTGTCTATGAATACGATTTGCCCTTGTTTAATCCGGCACCTTGTGTTTTCCAATTTATCAGTCCGGAGGAGTCTGATTTGGCTAATCCATGGAAGGAGTCTTTCCGTCAGTTGTATCGCGGGATACACGTTCGACCAGGTTATCAAGACTTGACGTTCAAAGGACGCAATCTTGTGTACTTTAATACGATACAAGCGGCTTTAGATTATGCCGATGAACGTAGTGGTAGTAATAGTACGAGCGGTTGTCTCTTGGTCAATAATAATCACACTGAGGGTACCACTCAAGGCGCACTCATATTTCTACATGCCGGTACTTATCGTGGAGAGTTCCTCGTAATCGACGACTCAGACATTGCTCTTATag gtgCGGCACCTGGGAACGTGGCCGAATCCGTGATACTAGAACGAGAATCCGAATCGACGGTGATGTTCGTCGAAGGTGCAAAAAACGCCTACTGTGGCCATCTTACGTTGAAATTTTCACCTGATGTCACATCTACAGTACCTCACCATAAACATTATTGTCTCGAAGTTGGAGAAAATTGTAGTCCGACTATAGATCATTGCATTATACGAAGCACATCAGTTG TTGGTGCGGCCGTTTGTGTGAGTGGTGCCGGCGCAAATCCCGTCATACGTCATTGTGATATAAGTGATTGTGAAAATGTCGGCTTGTACGTCACCGATTTTGCCCAAGGAACGTATGAAGATAACGAGATCAGTCGGAATGCATTGGCTGGTATTTGGGTGAAAAATAACGCGAACCCGATCATGCGTCGTAATCACATACACCATGGAAGGGACGTCGGAATATTTACGTTCGATAGTGGAATG gGTTATTTCGAAGCCAACGATATTCATAATAATCGAATTGCCGGTTTTGAAGTGAAAGCAGGCGCGAACCCCACCGTAGTCCAATGTGAGATCCATCACGGCCAAACCGGCGGTATCTACGTCCACGAGAACGGTCTCGGTCAATTCATCGATAATAAAATCCATTCGAATAATTTCGCCGGAGTTTGGATCACATCAAATAGCAATCCGACGATACGTCGTAACGAAATCTACAATGGGCATCAAGGTGGTGTTTATATTTTCGGAGAGGGGCGCGGTTTAATCGAACACAATAACATCTACGGTAACGCATTAGCTGGCATTCAAATAAGGACTAACAGTGACCCCATCGTGCGTCACAATAAAATCCATCACGGCCAACACGGCGGCATCTACGTTCACGAAAAAGGTCAAGGCTTAATCGAGGAGAACGAAGTGTACGCAAACACACTAGCTGGGGTGTGGATAACAACGGGGAGTTCACCGGTTTTGAGACGAAATCGGATCCATTCCGGCAAACAAGTCGGCGTTTATTTCTATGATAATGGTCACGGAAAGCTCGAAGATAACGATATTTTCAATCACCTTTATTCGGGCGTCCAGATCCGGACTGGGAGCAATCCGGTGATTCGCGGAAACAAGATTTGGGGCGGACAAAATGGGGGCGTTTTGGTCTACAACGGCGGGCTCGGTTTGTTGGAACAGAACGAGATTTTTGACAATGCCATGGCCGGAGTTTGGATCAAGACCGATTCAAACCCCACACTTAAACGTAATAAGATTTTTGACGGTCGTGACGGaggaatttgtatttttaacggTGGGAAAGGGATTTTGGAAGAGAACGATATTTTCCGGAATGCGCAAGCTGGTGTGCTCATTTCGACGCAGAGTCATCCGATTTTGAGACGGAATCGGATTTTCGACGGTTTGGCCGCAGGCGTGGAAATTACGAATAACGCAACGGCCACACTTGAATCTAACCAGATTTTTAATAATCGGTTCGGGGGCTTGTGTCTGGCGAGCGGTGTGCAACCAATAGTGAGAGGGAATaagatttttaataatcagGATGCGGTGGAGAAGGCTGTAGCGAATGGACAGTGTCTCTACAAGATTTCGAGTTATACGTCGTTTCCGATGCACGATTTTTACAGGTGTCAGACTTGTAATACGACGGACAGGAATGCGATCTGTGTGAATTGCATCAAGACGTGTCATGCAGGACATGATGTGGAGTTTATCAGACATGACAG ATTCTTCTGCGATTGTGGGGCTGGTACGTTAACAAATCAGTGTCAGTTGCAAGGAGAGCCAACCCAAGACACGGACACTCTGTACGATTCGGCTGCTCCTATGGAATCTCACACCTTGATGGTCAACTAA
- the FBXO11 gene encoding F-box only protein 11 isoform X1 codes for MPSASFTASRSYVRRSRRKGANRIPTPSRTTSAEPCEPSCPVPNQNIPAPTAAAPGSGGPSAMAPGTSGGAIPAHHSPYDLRRKSPSHHDGPGPSTSAATAGSPTSPATPTAPAQGYTSAMLPARKRPRRTCSASYENCTNTAAHYLQYELPDEVLLTIFNYLLEQDLCRVSQVCKRFQAIANDTEIWKRLYQSVYEYDLPLFNPAPCVFQFISPEESDLANPWKESFRQLYRGIHVRPGYQDLTFKGRNLVYFNTIQAALDYADERSGSNSTSGCLLVNNNHTEGTTQGALIFLHAGTYRGEFLVIDDSDIALIGAAPGNVAESVILERESESTVMFVEGAKNAYCGHLTLKFSPDVTSTVPHHKHYCLEVGENCSPTIDHCIIRSTSVVGAAVCVSGAGANPVIRHCDISDCENVGLYVTDFAQGTYEDNEISRNALAGIWVKNNANPIMRRNHIHHGRDVGIFTFDSGMGYFEANDIHNNRIAGFEVKAGANPTVVQCEIHHGQTGGIYVHENGLGQFIDNKIHSNNFAGVWITSNSNPTIRRNEIYNGHQGGVYIFGEGRGLIEHNNIYGNALAGIQIRTNSDPIVRHNKIHHGQHGGIYVHEKGQGLIEENEVYANTLAGVWITTGSSPVLRRNRIHSGKQVGVYFYDNGHGKLEDNDIFNHLYSGVQIRTGSNPVIRGNKIWGGQNGGVLVYNGGLGLLEQNEIFDNAMAGVWIKTDSNPTLKRNKIFDGRDGGICIFNGGKGILEENDIFRNAQAGVLISTQSHPILRRNRIFDGLAAGVEITNNATATLESNQIFNNRFGGLCLASGVQPIVRGNKIFNNQDAVEKAVANGQCLYKISSYTSFPMHDFYRCQTCNTTDRNAICVNCIKTCHAGHDVEFIRHDRFFCDCGAGTLTNQCQLQGEPTQDTDTLYDSAAPMESHTLMVN; via the exons ATGCCGAGCGCCTCTTTCACGGCCTCCAGGTCGTACGTAAGGAGGTCCCGCAGGAAGGGCGCTAACAGGATCCCGACTCCTTCCAGGACCACGTCTG CAGAGCCATGCGAACCTTCCTGTCCTGTACCTAACCAAAACATTCCAGCACCTACGGCGGCCGCTCCGGGCTCTGGGGGGCCTTCAGCAATGGCCCCTGGGACCAGCGGCGGCGCCATTCCAGCCCATCACTCTCCTTACGACCTTCGACGTAAGTCTCCGTCCCATCACGACGGGCCGGGGCCCAGCACCAGCGCCGCGACGGCAGGATCGCCCACTTCCCCGGCGACTCCGACGGCACCAGCACAAGGGTACACTTCCGCCATGCTTCCGGCGAGGAAACGTCCAAGACGGACTTGTTCCGCTTCGTACGAGA ATTGTACAAACACAGCCGCTCATTATCTCCAATACGAGCTGCCGGACGAAGTTTTGCTCACGATATTCAATTATTTACTCGAACAAGATTTGTGTCGTGTGAGTCAAGTGTGTAAACGGTTTCAGGCCATTGCGAATGATACCGAGATTTG gaaaCGCCTATATCAGAGTGTCTATGAATACGATTTGCCCTTGTTTAATCCGGCACCTTGTGTTTTCCAATTTATCAGTCCGGAGGAGTCTGATTTGGCTAATCCATGGAAGGAGTCTTTCCGTCAGTTGTATCGCGGGATACACGTTCGACCAGGTTATCAAGACTTGACGTTCAAAGGACGCAATCTTGTGTACTTTAATACGATACAAGCGGCTTTAGATTATGCCGATGAACGTAGTGGTAGTAATAGTACGAGCGGTTGTCTCTTGGTCAATAATAATCACACTGAGGGTACCACTCAAGGCGCACTCATATTTCTACATGCCGGTACTTATCGTGGAGAGTTCCTCGTAATCGACGACTCAGACATTGCTCTTATag gtgCGGCACCTGGGAACGTGGCCGAATCCGTGATACTAGAACGAGAATCCGAATCGACGGTGATGTTCGTCGAAGGTGCAAAAAACGCCTACTGTGGCCATCTTACGTTGAAATTTTCACCTGATGTCACATCTACAGTACCTCACCATAAACATTATTGTCTCGAAGTTGGAGAAAATTGTAGTCCGACTATAGATCATTGCATTATACGAAGCACATCAGTTG TTGGTGCGGCCGTTTGTGTGAGTGGTGCCGGCGCAAATCCCGTCATACGTCATTGTGATATAAGTGATTGTGAAAATGTCGGCTTGTACGTCACCGATTTTGCCCAAGGAACGTATGAAGATAACGAGATCAGTCGGAATGCATTGGCTGGTATTTGGGTGAAAAATAACGCGAACCCGATCATGCGTCGTAATCACATACACCATGGAAGGGACGTCGGAATATTTACGTTCGATAGTGGAATG gGTTATTTCGAAGCCAACGATATTCATAATAATCGAATTGCCGGTTTTGAAGTGAAAGCAGGCGCGAACCCCACCGTAGTCCAATGTGAGATCCATCACGGCCAAACCGGCGGTATCTACGTCCACGAGAACGGTCTCGGTCAATTCATCGATAATAAAATCCATTCGAATAATTTCGCCGGAGTTTGGATCACATCAAATAGCAATCCGACGATACGTCGTAACGAAATCTACAATGGGCATCAAGGTGGTGTTTATATTTTCGGAGAGGGGCGCGGTTTAATCGAACACAATAACATCTACGGTAACGCATTAGCTGGCATTCAAATAAGGACTAACAGTGACCCCATCGTGCGTCACAATAAAATCCATCACGGCCAACACGGCGGCATCTACGTTCACGAAAAAGGTCAAGGCTTAATCGAGGAGAACGAAGTGTACGCAAACACACTAGCTGGGGTGTGGATAACAACGGGGAGTTCACCGGTTTTGAGACGAAATCGGATCCATTCCGGCAAACAAGTCGGCGTTTATTTCTATGATAATGGTCACGGAAAGCTCGAAGATAACGATATTTTCAATCACCTTTATTCGGGCGTCCAGATCCGGACTGGGAGCAATCCGGTGATTCGCGGAAACAAGATTTGGGGCGGACAAAATGGGGGCGTTTTGGTCTACAACGGCGGGCTCGGTTTGTTGGAACAGAACGAGATTTTTGACAATGCCATGGCCGGAGTTTGGATCAAGACCGATTCAAACCCCACACTTAAACGTAATAAGATTTTTGACGGTCGTGACGGaggaatttgtatttttaacggTGGGAAAGGGATTTTGGAAGAGAACGATATTTTCCGGAATGCGCAAGCTGGTGTGCTCATTTCGACGCAGAGTCATCCGATTTTGAGACGGAATCGGATTTTCGACGGTTTGGCCGCAGGCGTGGAAATTACGAATAACGCAACGGCCACACTTGAATCTAACCAGATTTTTAATAATCGGTTCGGGGGCTTGTGTCTGGCGAGCGGTGTGCAACCAATAGTGAGAGGGAATaagatttttaataatcagGATGCGGTGGAGAAGGCTGTAGCGAATGGACAGTGTCTCTACAAGATTTCGAGTTATACGTCGTTTCCGATGCACGATTTTTACAGGTGTCAGACTTGTAATACGACGGACAGGAATGCGATCTGTGTGAATTGCATCAAGACGTGTCATGCAGGACATGATGTGGAGTTTATCAGACATGACAG ATTCTTCTGCGATTGTGGGGCTGGTACGTTAACAAATCAGTGTCAGTTGCAAGGAGAGCCAACCCAAGACACGGACACTCTGTACGATTCGGCTGCTCCTATGGAATCTCACACCTTGATGGTCAACTAA
- the FBXO11 gene encoding F-box only protein 11 isoform X3: MSLIIFSPNNSTESVVLVATKNTSPTAAAPGSGGPSAMAPGTSGGAIPAHHSPYDLRRKSPSHHDGPGPSTSAATAGSPTSPATPTAPAQGYTSAMLPARKRPRRTCSASYENCTNTAAHYLQYELPDEVLLTIFNYLLEQDLCRVSQVCKRFQAIANDTEIWKRLYQSVYEYDLPLFNPAPCVFQFISPEESDLANPWKESFRQLYRGIHVRPGYQDLTFKGRNLVYFNTIQAALDYADERSGSNSTSGCLLVNNNHTEGTTQGALIFLHAGTYRGEFLVIDDSDIALIGAAPGNVAESVILERESESTVMFVEGAKNAYCGHLTLKFSPDVTSTVPHHKHYCLEVGENCSPTIDHCIIRSTSVVGAAVCVSGAGANPVIRHCDISDCENVGLYVTDFAQGTYEDNEISRNALAGIWVKNNANPIMRRNHIHHGRDVGIFTFDSGMGYFEANDIHNNRIAGFEVKAGANPTVVQCEIHHGQTGGIYVHENGLGQFIDNKIHSNNFAGVWITSNSNPTIRRNEIYNGHQGGVYIFGEGRGLIEHNNIYGNALAGIQIRTNSDPIVRHNKIHHGQHGGIYVHEKGQGLIEENEVYANTLAGVWITTGSSPVLRRNRIHSGKQVGVYFYDNGHGKLEDNDIFNHLYSGVQIRTGSNPVIRGNKIWGGQNGGVLVYNGGLGLLEQNEIFDNAMAGVWIKTDSNPTLKRNKIFDGRDGGICIFNGGKGILEENDIFRNAQAGVLISTQSHPILRRNRIFDGLAAGVEITNNATATLESNQIFNNRFGGLCLASGVQPIVRGNKIFNNQDAVEKAVANGQCLYKISSYTSFPMHDFYRCQTCNTTDRNAICVNCIKTCHAGHDVEFIRHDRFFCDCGAGTLTNQCQLQGEPTQDTDTLYDSAAPMESHTLMVN; this comes from the exons ATGAGTTTAATAATCTTTAGCCCGAATAACAGCACTGAAAGCGTGGTTTTGGTTGCTACTAAAAATACTT CACCTACGGCGGCCGCTCCGGGCTCTGGGGGGCCTTCAGCAATGGCCCCTGGGACCAGCGGCGGCGCCATTCCAGCCCATCACTCTCCTTACGACCTTCGACGTAAGTCTCCGTCCCATCACGACGGGCCGGGGCCCAGCACCAGCGCCGCGACGGCAGGATCGCCCACTTCCCCGGCGACTCCGACGGCACCAGCACAAGGGTACACTTCCGCCATGCTTCCGGCGAGGAAACGTCCAAGACGGACTTGTTCCGCTTCGTACGAGA ATTGTACAAACACAGCCGCTCATTATCTCCAATACGAGCTGCCGGACGAAGTTTTGCTCACGATATTCAATTATTTACTCGAACAAGATTTGTGTCGTGTGAGTCAAGTGTGTAAACGGTTTCAGGCCATTGCGAATGATACCGAGATTTG gaaaCGCCTATATCAGAGTGTCTATGAATACGATTTGCCCTTGTTTAATCCGGCACCTTGTGTTTTCCAATTTATCAGTCCGGAGGAGTCTGATTTGGCTAATCCATGGAAGGAGTCTTTCCGTCAGTTGTATCGCGGGATACACGTTCGACCAGGTTATCAAGACTTGACGTTCAAAGGACGCAATCTTGTGTACTTTAATACGATACAAGCGGCTTTAGATTATGCCGATGAACGTAGTGGTAGTAATAGTACGAGCGGTTGTCTCTTGGTCAATAATAATCACACTGAGGGTACCACTCAAGGCGCACTCATATTTCTACATGCCGGTACTTATCGTGGAGAGTTCCTCGTAATCGACGACTCAGACATTGCTCTTATag gtgCGGCACCTGGGAACGTGGCCGAATCCGTGATACTAGAACGAGAATCCGAATCGACGGTGATGTTCGTCGAAGGTGCAAAAAACGCCTACTGTGGCCATCTTACGTTGAAATTTTCACCTGATGTCACATCTACAGTACCTCACCATAAACATTATTGTCTCGAAGTTGGAGAAAATTGTAGTCCGACTATAGATCATTGCATTATACGAAGCACATCAGTTG TTGGTGCGGCCGTTTGTGTGAGTGGTGCCGGCGCAAATCCCGTCATACGTCATTGTGATATAAGTGATTGTGAAAATGTCGGCTTGTACGTCACCGATTTTGCCCAAGGAACGTATGAAGATAACGAGATCAGTCGGAATGCATTGGCTGGTATTTGGGTGAAAAATAACGCGAACCCGATCATGCGTCGTAATCACATACACCATGGAAGGGACGTCGGAATATTTACGTTCGATAGTGGAATG gGTTATTTCGAAGCCAACGATATTCATAATAATCGAATTGCCGGTTTTGAAGTGAAAGCAGGCGCGAACCCCACCGTAGTCCAATGTGAGATCCATCACGGCCAAACCGGCGGTATCTACGTCCACGAGAACGGTCTCGGTCAATTCATCGATAATAAAATCCATTCGAATAATTTCGCCGGAGTTTGGATCACATCAAATAGCAATCCGACGATACGTCGTAACGAAATCTACAATGGGCATCAAGGTGGTGTTTATATTTTCGGAGAGGGGCGCGGTTTAATCGAACACAATAACATCTACGGTAACGCATTAGCTGGCATTCAAATAAGGACTAACAGTGACCCCATCGTGCGTCACAATAAAATCCATCACGGCCAACACGGCGGCATCTACGTTCACGAAAAAGGTCAAGGCTTAATCGAGGAGAACGAAGTGTACGCAAACACACTAGCTGGGGTGTGGATAACAACGGGGAGTTCACCGGTTTTGAGACGAAATCGGATCCATTCCGGCAAACAAGTCGGCGTTTATTTCTATGATAATGGTCACGGAAAGCTCGAAGATAACGATATTTTCAATCACCTTTATTCGGGCGTCCAGATCCGGACTGGGAGCAATCCGGTGATTCGCGGAAACAAGATTTGGGGCGGACAAAATGGGGGCGTTTTGGTCTACAACGGCGGGCTCGGTTTGTTGGAACAGAACGAGATTTTTGACAATGCCATGGCCGGAGTTTGGATCAAGACCGATTCAAACCCCACACTTAAACGTAATAAGATTTTTGACGGTCGTGACGGaggaatttgtatttttaacggTGGGAAAGGGATTTTGGAAGAGAACGATATTTTCCGGAATGCGCAAGCTGGTGTGCTCATTTCGACGCAGAGTCATCCGATTTTGAGACGGAATCGGATTTTCGACGGTTTGGCCGCAGGCGTGGAAATTACGAATAACGCAACGGCCACACTTGAATCTAACCAGATTTTTAATAATCGGTTCGGGGGCTTGTGTCTGGCGAGCGGTGTGCAACCAATAGTGAGAGGGAATaagatttttaataatcagGATGCGGTGGAGAAGGCTGTAGCGAATGGACAGTGTCTCTACAAGATTTCGAGTTATACGTCGTTTCCGATGCACGATTTTTACAGGTGTCAGACTTGTAATACGACGGACAGGAATGCGATCTGTGTGAATTGCATCAAGACGTGTCATGCAGGACATGATGTGGAGTTTATCAGACATGACAG ATTCTTCTGCGATTGTGGGGCTGGTACGTTAACAAATCAGTGTCAGTTGCAAGGAGAGCCAACCCAAGACACGGACACTCTGTACGATTCGGCTGCTCCTATGGAATCTCACACCTTGATGGTCAACTAA